A window of Gasterosteus aculeatus chromosome 9, fGasAcu3.hap1.1, whole genome shotgun sequence contains these coding sequences:
- the LOC144382974 gene encoding cytochrome P450 3A30-like isoform X1, with protein sequence MGFSLFLSAETWTLLVALVTLLFMYVCWNFGIFKKLGIPGPQPIPFFGTMLAYRKGITTFDEDCSKKYGKVWGIFDGRQPVLCITDPAMIKTILIKECYSLFTNRRVSKLTNTSSHLFLGLSSSSVRVPLYQNFRLNGQLYDAVSIAEDDQWRRIRSVLSPSFTSGRLKEMFDIMKHHSANLTSSMKKKADKDEPLELKEFFGPYSMDVVTSTAFSVDIDSLNNPSDPFVANIKKMLKFDILSPLFLIVAFFPFLGPIMEKMEFSFFPKSVTDFFYAALQKIKSNRVHSEQKSRVDFLQLMIDSQKNIDLSKEESNKGLSDHEILSQAMIFLFAGYETSSSTLSFLAYNLATNPHIMKRLQEEVDSTFPNKGPVEYQALMQMEYLDSVINESLRLYPIILRLERVAKATVEINGIVIPKDMVVAVPTWPLHRDPSLWPEPEAFKPERFSKENKESIDPYTYMPFGAGPRNCIGMRFALVMMKLAMVENLQRFSFSVCKETEIPLEMDVQDLLMPKRPIKLKLVSR encoded by the exons atgggcttctccctctttctctccgctGAGACATGGACCCTTCTGGTGGCTCTCGTCACGCTGCTCTTCAT GTATGTCTGCTGGAATTTTGGAATATTTAAGAAATTGGGCATCCCTGGTCCCCAACCAATCCCTTTCTTTGGCACAATGCTGGCATATAGAAAG GGCATCACCACCTTTGACGAAGATTGCTCAAAGAAATATGGGAAAGTATGGGG CATTTTTGATGGCCGTCAGCCGGTGCTTTGTATCACTGATCCTGCCATGATCAAAACTATTCTGATAAAGGAGTGTTACTCTCTCTTCACCAATCGCAGAGTAAGTAAACTAACAAACACGTCCAGTCACTTGTTTCTTGGACTCTCCTCATCATCTGTACGTGTTCCTCTGTACCAGAACTTCCGTCTGAACGGGCAACTGTACGACGCCGTGTCCATCGCTGAGGATGACCAGTGGAGGAGGATCCGCAGTGTCCTCTCGCCCTCCTTCACCTCAGGAAGACTGAAAGAG ATGTTTGACATCATGAAGCACCACTCCGCTAACCTGACCAgcagcatgaaaaaaaaggcagacaaGGACGAGCCCTTAGAGCTTAAAGA GTTCTTTGGCCCCTACAGCATGGATGTAGTAACCAGCACAGCCTTCAGTGTCGACATTGACTCGCTCAACAACCCCTCAGACCCATTTGTCGCTAACATCAAGAAGATGCTCAAGTTTGACATTTTAAGCCCTCTGTTTCTCATCGTTG ctttcttcccctttttgggTCCAATTATGGAGAAGATGGAGTTTTCCTTTTTCCCTAAATCTGTCACAGACTTCTTTTACGCCGCACTGCAGAAGATCAAGTCCAACCGTGTGCACAGCGAGCAAAAG AGTCGAGTGGACTTCCTCCAGTTGATGATTGACTCCCAGAAAAACATTGACCTCAGTAAAGAGGAATCAAATAAAG GTTTAAGTGATCACGAGATCCTTTCTCAGGCAATGATTTTCCTCTTTGCTGGCTACGAAACAAGCAGCAGCACTCTTTCTTTCTTGGCTTACAATCTGGCCACAAACCCTCACATCATGAAACGGCTGCAAGAGGAGGTCGACTCCACGTTCCCGAACAAG GGTCCTGTTGAGTACCAGGCTCTGATGCAGATGGAGTATCTGGACAGCGTCATCAACGAGTCTCTCCGGTTGTACCCCATTATCTTACGTCTGGAGCGTGTGGCCAAGGCAACTGTGGAGATAAATGGCATTGTGATTCCAAAAGACATGGTCGTTGCGGTTCCCACGTGGCCGCTGCACCGGGATCCGAGTCTGTGGCCCGAGCCCGAGGCGTTTAAACCTGAGAG GTTTAGCAAGGAAAACAAGGAGTCTATTGACCCCTACACGTACATGCCTTTCGGGGCAGGACCGAGGAACTGCATTGGGATGCGATTTGCTCTGGTGATGATGAAACTAGCAATGGTGGAGAACCTGCAGAGGTTCAGCTTCTCTGTGTGTAAGGAGACTGAG ATCCCTTTGGAGATGGACGTCCAGGATCTTCTGATGCCAAAGCGACCAATCAAACTTAAACTGGTGTCACGTTGA
- the LOC144382974 gene encoding cytochrome P450 3A40-like isoform X2: MGFSLFLSAETWTLLVALVTLLFMYVCWNFGIFKKLGIPGPQPIPFFGTMLAYRKGITTFDEDCSKKYGKVWGIFDGRQPVLCITDPAMIKTILIKECYSLFTNRRNFRLNGQLYDAVSIAEDDQWRRIRSVLSPSFTSGRLKEMFDIMKHHSANLTSSMKKKADKDEPLELKEFFGPYSMDVVTSTAFSVDIDSLNNPSDPFVANIKKMLKFDILSPLFLIVAFFPFLGPIMEKMEFSFFPKSVTDFFYAALQKIKSNRVHSEQKSRVDFLQLMIDSQKNIDLSKEESNKGLSDHEILSQAMIFLFAGYETSSSTLSFLAYNLATNPHIMKRLQEEVDSTFPNKGPVEYQALMQMEYLDSVINESLRLYPIILRLERVAKATVEINGIVIPKDMVVAVPTWPLHRDPSLWPEPEAFKPERFSKENKESIDPYTYMPFGAGPRNCIGMRFALVMMKLAMVENLQRFSFSVCKETEIPLEMDVQDLLMPKRPIKLKLVSR, translated from the exons atgggcttctccctctttctctccgctGAGACATGGACCCTTCTGGTGGCTCTCGTCACGCTGCTCTTCAT GTATGTCTGCTGGAATTTTGGAATATTTAAGAAATTGGGCATCCCTGGTCCCCAACCAATCCCTTTCTTTGGCACAATGCTGGCATATAGAAAG GGCATCACCACCTTTGACGAAGATTGCTCAAAGAAATATGGGAAAGTATGGGG CATTTTTGATGGCCGTCAGCCGGTGCTTTGTATCACTGATCCTGCCATGATCAAAACTATTCTGATAAAGGAGTGTTACTCTCTCTTCACCAATCGCAGA AACTTCCGTCTGAACGGGCAACTGTACGACGCCGTGTCCATCGCTGAGGATGACCAGTGGAGGAGGATCCGCAGTGTCCTCTCGCCCTCCTTCACCTCAGGAAGACTGAAAGAG ATGTTTGACATCATGAAGCACCACTCCGCTAACCTGACCAgcagcatgaaaaaaaaggcagacaaGGACGAGCCCTTAGAGCTTAAAGA GTTCTTTGGCCCCTACAGCATGGATGTAGTAACCAGCACAGCCTTCAGTGTCGACATTGACTCGCTCAACAACCCCTCAGACCCATTTGTCGCTAACATCAAGAAGATGCTCAAGTTTGACATTTTAAGCCCTCTGTTTCTCATCGTTG ctttcttcccctttttgggTCCAATTATGGAGAAGATGGAGTTTTCCTTTTTCCCTAAATCTGTCACAGACTTCTTTTACGCCGCACTGCAGAAGATCAAGTCCAACCGTGTGCACAGCGAGCAAAAG AGTCGAGTGGACTTCCTCCAGTTGATGATTGACTCCCAGAAAAACATTGACCTCAGTAAAGAGGAATCAAATAAAG GTTTAAGTGATCACGAGATCCTTTCTCAGGCAATGATTTTCCTCTTTGCTGGCTACGAAACAAGCAGCAGCACTCTTTCTTTCTTGGCTTACAATCTGGCCACAAACCCTCACATCATGAAACGGCTGCAAGAGGAGGTCGACTCCACGTTCCCGAACAAG GGTCCTGTTGAGTACCAGGCTCTGATGCAGATGGAGTATCTGGACAGCGTCATCAACGAGTCTCTCCGGTTGTACCCCATTATCTTACGTCTGGAGCGTGTGGCCAAGGCAACTGTGGAGATAAATGGCATTGTGATTCCAAAAGACATGGTCGTTGCGGTTCCCACGTGGCCGCTGCACCGGGATCCGAGTCTGTGGCCCGAGCCCGAGGCGTTTAAACCTGAGAG GTTTAGCAAGGAAAACAAGGAGTCTATTGACCCCTACACGTACATGCCTTTCGGGGCAGGACCGAGGAACTGCATTGGGATGCGATTTGCTCTGGTGATGATGAAACTAGCAATGGTGGAGAACCTGCAGAGGTTCAGCTTCTCTGTGTGTAAGGAGACTGAG ATCCCTTTGGAGATGGACGTCCAGGATCTTCTGATGCCAAAGCGACCAATCAAACTTAAACTGGTGTCACGTTGA
- the LOC120825021 gene encoding cytochrome P450 3A30 isoform X1, with protein sequence MGFSLFLSAETWTLLVALVTLLFVYVCWNFGIFKKLGVPGPQPIPFFGTMLAYRKGFTTFDEDCSKKYGNVWGIFDGRQPVLCITDPAMIKTILIKECYSLFTNRRVSKLTNTSSHLFLGLSSSSVRVPLYQNFRLNGQLYDAVSIAEDDQWRRIRSVLSPSFTSGRLKEMFDIMKHHSANLTSSMKKKADKDEPLELKEFFGPYSMDVVTSTAFSVDIDSLNNPSDPFVANIKKMLKFDFFSPVFLIVAFFPFMAPIMEKMEFSFFPKSVTDFFYAALQKIKSNRVHSEQKSRVDFLQLMIDSQKNIDLSKEESNKGLSDHEILSQAMIFLFAGYETSSSSLSFLAYNLATNPHIMKRLQEEVDSTFPNKGPVEYQALMQMEYLDSVINESLRLYPIAPRLERVAKATVEINGIVIPKDMVVMVPTWPLHRDPSLWPEPEAFKPERFSKENKDSIDPYTYMPFGAGPRNCIGMRFALVMMKLAMVEILQRFSFSVCKETEIPLEMDVQGLLMPKRPIKLKLVPR encoded by the exons atgggcttctccctctttctctccgctGAGACATGGACCCTTCTGGTGGCTCTCGTCACGCTGCTCTTCGT GTATGTCTGCTGGAATTTTGGAATATTTAAGAAATTGGGCGTCCCTGGTCCCCAACCAATCCCTTTCTTTGGCACAATGCTGGCATATAGAAAG GGATTTACCACCTTTGACGAAGATTGCTCAAAGAAATATGGGAACGTATGGGG CATTTTTGATGGCCGTCAGCCGGTGCTTTGTATCACTGATCCTGCCATGATCAAAACTATTCTGATAAAGGAGTGTTACTCTCTCTTCACCAATCGCAGAGTAAGTAAACTAACTAACACTTCCAGTCACTTGTTTCTTGGACTCTCCTCATCATCTGTACGTGTTCCTTTGTACCAGAACTTCCGTCTGAACGGGCAACTGTACGACGCCGTGTCCATCGCTGAGGATGACCAGTGGAGGAGGATCCGCAGTGTCCTCTCGCCCTCCTTCACCTCAGGAAGACTGAAAGAG ATGTTTGACATCATGAAGCACCACTCCGCTAACCTGACCAgcagcatgaaaaaaaaggcagacaaGGACGAGCCCTTAGAGCTTAAAGA GTTCTTTGGCCCCTACAGCATGGATGTAGTAACCAGCACAGCCTTCAGTGTCGACATTGACTCGCTCAACAACCCCTCAGACCCATTTGTCGCTAACATCAAGAAGATGCTCAAGTTTGACTTTTTTAGTCCAGTCTTCCTCATTGTTG CTTTCTTCCCCTTTATGGCTCCAATTATGGAGAAGATGGAGTTTTCCTTTTTCCCTAAATCTGTCACAGACTTCTTTTACGCCGCACTGCAGAAGATCAAGTCCAACCGTGTGCACAGCGAGCAAAAG AGTCGAGTGGACTTCCTCCAGTTAATGATTGACTCCCAGAAAAACATTGACCTCAGTAAAGAGGAATCAAATAAAG GTTTAAGTGATCACGAGATCCTTTCTCAGGCAATGATTTTCCTCTTTGCTGGCTACGAAACAAGCAGcagctctctttctttcttggcTTACAATCTGGCCACAAACCCTCACATCATGAAACGGCTGCAAGAGGAGGTCGACTCCACGTTCCCGAACAAG GGTCCTGTTGAGTACCAGGCTCTGATGCAGATGGAGTATCTGGACAGCGTCATCAACGAGTCTCTCCGGTTGTACCCCATTGCCCCACGTCTGGAGCGTGTGGCCAAGGCAACTGTGGAGATAAATGGCATTGTGATTCCAAAAGACATGGTTGTCATGGTTCCCACGTGGCCGCTGCACCGGGATCCGAGTCTGTGGCCCGAGCCCGAGGCGTTTAAACCTGAGAG GTTTAGCAAGGAAAACAAGGACTCTATTGACCCCTACACGTACATGCCTTTCGGGGCAGGACCGAGGAACTGCATTGGAATGCGATTTGCTCTGGTGATGATGAAACTAGCAATGGTTGAGATCCTGCAGAGGTTCAGCTTCTCTGTGTGTAAGGAGACTGAG ATCCCCTTGGAGATGGACGTCCAGGGCCTTCTGATGCCAAAACGACCAATAAAACTTAAACTGGTGCCACGTTGA
- the LOC120825021 gene encoding cytochrome P450 3A40 isoform X2 yields the protein MGFSLFLSAETWTLLVALVTLLFVYVCWNFGIFKKLGVPGPQPIPFFGTMLAYRKGFTTFDEDCSKKYGNVWGIFDGRQPVLCITDPAMIKTILIKECYSLFTNRRNFRLNGQLYDAVSIAEDDQWRRIRSVLSPSFTSGRLKEMFDIMKHHSANLTSSMKKKADKDEPLELKEFFGPYSMDVVTSTAFSVDIDSLNNPSDPFVANIKKMLKFDFFSPVFLIVAFFPFMAPIMEKMEFSFFPKSVTDFFYAALQKIKSNRVHSEQKSRVDFLQLMIDSQKNIDLSKEESNKGLSDHEILSQAMIFLFAGYETSSSSLSFLAYNLATNPHIMKRLQEEVDSTFPNKGPVEYQALMQMEYLDSVINESLRLYPIAPRLERVAKATVEINGIVIPKDMVVMVPTWPLHRDPSLWPEPEAFKPERFSKENKDSIDPYTYMPFGAGPRNCIGMRFALVMMKLAMVEILQRFSFSVCKETEIPLEMDVQGLLMPKRPIKLKLVPR from the exons atgggcttctccctctttctctccgctGAGACATGGACCCTTCTGGTGGCTCTCGTCACGCTGCTCTTCGT GTATGTCTGCTGGAATTTTGGAATATTTAAGAAATTGGGCGTCCCTGGTCCCCAACCAATCCCTTTCTTTGGCACAATGCTGGCATATAGAAAG GGATTTACCACCTTTGACGAAGATTGCTCAAAGAAATATGGGAACGTATGGGG CATTTTTGATGGCCGTCAGCCGGTGCTTTGTATCACTGATCCTGCCATGATCAAAACTATTCTGATAAAGGAGTGTTACTCTCTCTTCACCAATCGCAGA AACTTCCGTCTGAACGGGCAACTGTACGACGCCGTGTCCATCGCTGAGGATGACCAGTGGAGGAGGATCCGCAGTGTCCTCTCGCCCTCCTTCACCTCAGGAAGACTGAAAGAG ATGTTTGACATCATGAAGCACCACTCCGCTAACCTGACCAgcagcatgaaaaaaaaggcagacaaGGACGAGCCCTTAGAGCTTAAAGA GTTCTTTGGCCCCTACAGCATGGATGTAGTAACCAGCACAGCCTTCAGTGTCGACATTGACTCGCTCAACAACCCCTCAGACCCATTTGTCGCTAACATCAAGAAGATGCTCAAGTTTGACTTTTTTAGTCCAGTCTTCCTCATTGTTG CTTTCTTCCCCTTTATGGCTCCAATTATGGAGAAGATGGAGTTTTCCTTTTTCCCTAAATCTGTCACAGACTTCTTTTACGCCGCACTGCAGAAGATCAAGTCCAACCGTGTGCACAGCGAGCAAAAG AGTCGAGTGGACTTCCTCCAGTTAATGATTGACTCCCAGAAAAACATTGACCTCAGTAAAGAGGAATCAAATAAAG GTTTAAGTGATCACGAGATCCTTTCTCAGGCAATGATTTTCCTCTTTGCTGGCTACGAAACAAGCAGcagctctctttctttcttggcTTACAATCTGGCCACAAACCCTCACATCATGAAACGGCTGCAAGAGGAGGTCGACTCCACGTTCCCGAACAAG GGTCCTGTTGAGTACCAGGCTCTGATGCAGATGGAGTATCTGGACAGCGTCATCAACGAGTCTCTCCGGTTGTACCCCATTGCCCCACGTCTGGAGCGTGTGGCCAAGGCAACTGTGGAGATAAATGGCATTGTGATTCCAAAAGACATGGTTGTCATGGTTCCCACGTGGCCGCTGCACCGGGATCCGAGTCTGTGGCCCGAGCCCGAGGCGTTTAAACCTGAGAG GTTTAGCAAGGAAAACAAGGACTCTATTGACCCCTACACGTACATGCCTTTCGGGGCAGGACCGAGGAACTGCATTGGAATGCGATTTGCTCTGGTGATGATGAAACTAGCAATGGTTGAGATCCTGCAGAGGTTCAGCTTCTCTGTGTGTAAGGAGACTGAG ATCCCCTTGGAGATGGACGTCCAGGGCCTTCTGATGCCAAAACGACCAATAAAACTTAAACTGGTGCCACGTTGA